In Nostoc sp. CENA543, a single genomic region encodes these proteins:
- a CDS encoding alr0857 family protein produces the protein MLKLTYTESSFYLEYIALSLEEWVKTRVILALRVGQSVCVEPSTASFLLPADLPGIEALRAEARFADREIIDVSTSDAEYVEITLRGYWLSDGYEDADGVFVTMISDAPNSRTELFVYKLWQVAQTCASVMSE, from the coding sequence ATGCTGAAATTAACTTACACCGAAAGCAGTTTTTATTTGGAGTATATTGCTTTATCTTTAGAGGAATGGGTGAAAACACGAGTGATTTTGGCATTACGTGTTGGTCAAAGTGTCTGTGTTGAACCCAGCACTGCTTCCTTTTTGCTACCTGCGGACTTGCCAGGAATTGAAGCACTGAGGGCAGAGGCTAGATTTGCTGACAGGGAAATCATAGATGTGTCCACTAGTGATGCTGAGTATGTAGAAATTACTCTGCGTGGTTATTGGTTATCAGATGGTTATGAAGATGCGGATGGCGTATTTGTAACGATGATTAGTGACGCGCCTAATTCACGTACAGAGTTATTTGTCTACAAATTATGGCAGGTGGCTCAAACTTGTGCTTCTGTGATGAGTGAATAG
- a CDS encoding phytanoyl-CoA dioxygenase, producing MLRILHKIQNKTLRRIQGLPIVKYYADIAHQTAVQEHIPYLPNLSNSDINIVKKLQTQGLAITSLAELGIESNLQLLQSAKKLLPHIQPDTNIKKHGFVAHASAAQMLEYPEIFLWGLEQRLLNIIENYLGLPVAYHGAYFRQDIANQLEQGSRLWHIDTEDRQVIKIIIYINDVDENTGPFQYLPQTLTLEVAKSLNYSSGYITNQTMQNTISPAQYQSCVGSAGTVIFAATSSIFHRGKPPTLNDRFAIFFDYTARRKKDLHYTTSALTHEFLVNYYHHFSEQQKQYIYWQ from the coding sequence ATGCTGAGAATCTTACACAAAATTCAAAATAAAACTTTAAGAAGAATTCAGGGCTTACCCATAGTTAAATACTATGCTGACATTGCCCATCAAACAGCAGTCCAAGAGCATATTCCTTATTTACCTAATCTTTCCAACTCTGACATCAATATAGTGAAAAAACTTCAAACCCAGGGTTTAGCCATCACTTCTCTAGCAGAATTAGGTATTGAATCCAATTTACAGCTTTTGCAGTCAGCCAAAAAATTATTACCCCATATTCAACCTGATACTAATATCAAAAAACATGGATTTGTCGCTCATGCCAGTGCCGCACAAATGCTTGAATATCCCGAAATTTTCCTATGGGGATTAGAACAAAGATTATTAAATATCATTGAAAACTATCTGGGTTTACCAGTAGCTTATCACGGTGCATATTTTCGACAAGATATTGCCAATCAACTAGAACAAGGCTCCAGACTTTGGCACATAGATACAGAAGACCGTCAAGTCATTAAGATTATTATCTATATCAATGATGTAGATGAAAACACAGGGCCATTTCAATACCTGCCGCAAACTTTAACCCTAGAAGTAGCTAAATCCTTAAACTACTCATCTGGTTATATTACCAATCAAACTATGCAAAATACTATATCTCCAGCACAATATCAATCCTGTGTTGGGTCTGCTGGGACAGTAATTTTTGCTGCCACTAGTAGTATTTTTCATCGTGGCAAGCCTCCAACTCTCAATGATAGATTTGCCATATTCTTTGATTACACCGCGCGCAGAAAAAAAGATTTACATTACACAACTTCTGCTTTAACTCATGAATTTTTAGTTAATTATTATCATCATTTTTCAGAACAACAAAAACAATATATTTATTGGCAATAA
- a CDS encoding tetratricopeptide repeat protein: MTQSCNLVKEWEERRDTANSYYKQGRFQEYLDLVKENLQLARAIADRAREGHTLNDMGLAYLGCCQLEQALESFHQAFAVAVEIGNLQAEATALSNLGSTHNRMGKISQALEYLDKAAEIFRTLKDTAGEISTLNDIALIYIRLGEPKRALLLHNQILAMRRLLGDFSGEATTLNGLGFAYSVLGEYEKALEFLQAALPIQKATKNVVGEAITLNNIASIYIDIGQPKKALLLYHQVLLSRRAMGDRSGEANTLNNMGYIYNQLDIHRKALKLYRQAVEIYQKQGDSLGEIATLLNMGSLYAKTKRKSLARVCYQNAQQLAEEIADSNIQKKVKQFIDAL; encoded by the coding sequence ATGACGCAATCTTGCAATTTAGTCAAAGAGTGGGAAGAACGTCGTGATACAGCCAATAGCTACTATAAGCAGGGAAGATTTCAAGAATATCTTGATCTAGTCAAGGAAAATTTACAGTTAGCTAGAGCAATTGCAGATCGAGCCAGAGAAGGGCATACATTAAATGATATGGGTTTAGCCTATCTGGGTTGTTGTCAGCTAGAACAAGCCTTAGAATCCTTTCATCAGGCTTTTGCTGTTGCAGTTGAGATAGGTAACTTACAAGCTGAAGCTACCGCACTCAGCAATCTAGGTTCTACCCACAACCGGATGGGAAAAATTTCGCAAGCTTTAGAGTATTTAGATAAAGCGGCGGAAATTTTTCGGACATTAAAAGACACCGCAGGAGAAATTTCTACACTCAATGATATAGCCCTAATTTACATCAGATTGGGTGAACCTAAACGGGCTTTATTATTACACAATCAGATTTTAGCCATGCGTAGGCTGTTGGGAGATTTTTCCGGTGAGGCTACAACCCTCAATGGACTCGGATTTGCCTACAGTGTTTTAGGTGAGTATGAAAAAGCTTTAGAATTTCTCCAAGCCGCATTGCCCATTCAAAAGGCTACTAAGAATGTTGTAGGTGAAGCAATTACTTTAAACAATATTGCTTCTATTTATATAGATATAGGACAACCCAAAAAGGCACTATTGCTCTATCATCAAGTGCTATTATCACGCCGGGCGATGGGCGATCGCTCCGGTGAAGCGAACACCCTCAACAATATGGGTTATATCTACAACCAACTAGATATTCACCGCAAAGCCCTAAAACTCTACAGACAAGCCGTAGAAATTTATCAAAAACAGGGTGACTCACTGGGTGAGATTGCGACTTTGTTGAATATGGGTAGTCTATACGCCAAAACTAAACGTAAAAGTTTAGCGCGAGTATGTTATCAAAACGCCCAACAACTAGCAGAAGAAATCGCTGACTCCAATATTCAAAAGAAGGTGAAGCAGTTTATTGATGCGCTTTAG
- a CDS encoding N-acetylmuramoyl-L-alanine amidase, with the protein MGRIFISAAHGGQEAGRVDPGAIAGGTTEAREMILLRDLIVTELRSRNLEVLAVPDDLSAAGTISWINSRVRRGDVALEIHADAANSPTVRGASVFYIANNNERRSNGELLLVGLLRRVPQLPNRGVKPDTESGLGNLAFCRQIAIASLLLQIGFISNPDDRALLQTRRRDFALGIADGLASWSRVIDPTPGTPTDPNYPQINIKINGQNYAEKGILVNGNAYIPIDLVDRLQIDLSKAPNVNRITYRKIVYVKAVELRDFNIAVSWDANTRTVTLRSNLVICPGQFDKIMSNGNTSEVELQLFLRNNNENALTRFPDLPKLYREEGSVEGVNYDIAFCQMCLETGFLRFGGDLKPEQNNFAGLGSIGGGAEAASFPSARIGVRAHIQHLKAYASLEPLVNEVVDPRFRFVTRGVAPLIEQLSGRWSADLDYGTKINAMLKRLYDSAGFLNANR; encoded by the coding sequence ATGGGGCGCATCTTTATTTCAGCAGCACACGGAGGCCAAGAAGCGGGAAGGGTAGATCCAGGTGCGATCGCCGGAGGAACTACGGAAGCTAGGGAGATGATTCTGCTGCGTGATTTGATTGTCACAGAATTGCGATCGCGGAATTTGGAAGTGTTGGCAGTTCCTGATGATCTCAGTGCTGCGGGTACTATTAGCTGGATTAATTCCCGTGTTCGTCGCGGTGATGTGGCTTTAGAAATTCATGCTGATGCTGCTAATAGTCCCACGGTACGAGGGGCGAGTGTATTTTACATTGCTAATAATAATGAACGCCGCAGTAATGGCGAATTGTTGTTAGTGGGACTCTTGCGCCGTGTTCCTCAATTGCCAAATCGGGGTGTAAAACCAGATACCGAGAGTGGTTTAGGGAATTTAGCCTTTTGTCGGCAAATTGCGATCGCCTCTCTATTATTACAAATCGGCTTTATCAGTAATCCCGATGATCGGGCTTTGCTGCAAACTCGCCGCCGTGATTTCGCTTTAGGAATTGCCGATGGGTTAGCATCTTGGAGTCGTGTCATTGATCCCACCCCAGGTACTCCTACAGATCCTAATTATCCACAAATCAACATCAAAATTAACGGTCAGAACTACGCTGAAAAAGGCATTTTAGTCAATGGCAATGCTTATATTCCCATCGATTTAGTAGACAGATTACAAATTGACTTATCAAAAGCCCCTAATGTCAATCGCATCACCTATCGCAAAATAGTCTATGTCAAAGCCGTAGAATTACGAGATTTTAATATTGCAGTCAGTTGGGATGCCAACACCCGTACCGTCACCTTACGTTCTAACTTGGTCATTTGTCCCGGACAGTTTGACAAAATCATGTCCAATGGCAATACCTCAGAAGTAGAATTACAACTATTTTTAAGAAACAATAATGAAAATGCCTTAACTCGATTCCCTGATTTACCCAAACTCTATCGCGAAGAGGGAAGTGTAGAAGGAGTAAATTATGACATTGCTTTTTGCCAAATGTGTTTGGAAACTGGCTTTTTACGCTTTGGTGGAGATTTAAAACCTGAGCAAAATAACTTTGCTGGTTTAGGTTCTATTGGTGGAGGTGCAGAAGCTGCTTCCTTTCCAAGTGCCAGAATTGGAGTTAGGGCGCACATTCAACACCTCAAAGCCTACGCTAGTTTAGAACCCCTAGTCAATGAAGTAGTAGATCCCAGATTTAGATTCGTCACCCGTGGCGTAGCCCCCCTCATAGAACAACTCTCAGGACGCTGGTCAGCCGATTTAGACTACGGCACCAAAATTAACGCCATGCTAAAGCGTCTCTATGATTCAGCCGGATTCTTGAATGCGAATAGATAA
- the dnaG gene encoding DNA primase, with protein MQIPRLHPDTIEEIKHRADIVDVVSEYVVLRKRGKDFVGLCPFHDEKSPSFTVSPNKQMYYCFGCQAGGNAIKFLMDLGKHSFAEVVLDLARRYQVPVKTLEPEQRQELQRQLSLREQLYEVLASTAQFYQHALRQSQGQSALKYLRSDRQFNEATIQQFGLGYAPPGWETLHRYLVEDKHYPVQLVEKAGLIKPRKEGSGYYDVFRDRLMIPIRDVQGRVIAFGGRTLTDEQPKYLNSPETELFNKGKTLFALDQAKAGISQLDQAVVVEGYFDAIALHAAGISNAVASLGTALSLEQVRLMLRYTDSKQLVLNFDADKAGTNAAERAIGEIADLAYKGEVQLKILNIPDGKDADEYLRFHSREDYEQLLINAPLWIDWQIQQIIKDRNLKQATDFQQVTQKFVTLLKRITAIETRKHYVSHCAQILSLNDARLVQLREENLETLLNGNLTVERHKKPITNDVKNYLSLQSPAPPPDRSLLEQAESFLLQIYLHCAEQRQAIITTLEARDLEFSLSHHRSLWRYILELVDETTDLISRLQDRYLELGDDITLIAHLFYLNEARKKEIMRTPQVVQAAIACMERVLREKRYRHFLELWQETDPDTEPDKWQSYYQAFYSEKLKLQELDRERQFSITELL; from the coding sequence ATGCAAATTCCGCGCTTACACCCAGACACAATTGAAGAAATTAAACACCGTGCTGATATTGTGGATGTTGTATCAGAGTATGTGGTACTACGGAAGCGCGGTAAGGATTTTGTGGGTTTGTGTCCTTTCCATGATGAGAAAAGTCCTAGCTTTACCGTCAGTCCCAATAAGCAAATGTATTATTGCTTTGGCTGTCAGGCTGGGGGTAATGCGATTAAGTTTTTGATGGATTTGGGTAAGCATTCTTTTGCTGAGGTGGTGCTAGATTTAGCTAGGCGTTACCAAGTACCTGTCAAAACTCTTGAACCAGAACAACGCCAAGAATTACAGCGTCAACTGTCTTTGCGGGAACAGTTGTATGAAGTTTTGGCTTCAACTGCACAGTTTTATCAACACGCTTTGCGTCAGTCCCAAGGACAATCGGCATTAAAATATTTACGTAGCGATCGCCAGTTTAATGAGGCTACTATTCAGCAGTTTGGTTTGGGTTACGCGCCTCCTGGTTGGGAAACTCTCCACCGCTATTTGGTAGAAGATAAGCATTATCCCGTACAACTGGTGGAAAAGGCAGGTTTGATTAAGCCACGGAAGGAAGGTAGCGGATATTATGATGTATTTCGCGATCGCTTGATGATTCCGATTCGGGATGTGCAAGGGCGAGTGATTGCTTTTGGTGGTAGAACATTGACTGATGAACAACCAAAGTATTTAAATTCCCCAGAAACAGAATTATTTAATAAAGGTAAAACTTTATTTGCTTTAGATCAGGCGAAAGCTGGGATTTCTCAACTAGATCAAGCGGTGGTAGTAGAGGGATATTTTGATGCGATCGCCCTTCATGCTGCGGGAATTAGTAATGCTGTCGCTTCTCTAGGTACAGCCTTGAGTTTGGAACAAGTCAGGCTGATGTTACGCTACACCGACTCCAAACAATTGGTACTTAATTTTGATGCTGATAAAGCGGGAACAAATGCAGCAGAACGCGCCATTGGGGAAATCGCTGATTTAGCTTATAAGGGTGAAGTACAACTCAAAATTCTCAATATCCCCGATGGTAAAGATGCTGATGAATATTTACGTTTCCATAGTCGAGAAGACTATGAACAACTATTAATAAATGCGCCTTTGTGGATAGATTGGCAGATTCAACAAATTATCAAAGACCGTAACTTAAAACAGGCTACAGATTTTCAACAAGTTACACAAAAATTTGTGACATTACTCAAAAGAATTACAGCAATTGAGACACGTAAACACTATGTTTCTCATTGCGCTCAAATATTGAGTTTGAACGATGCAAGACTTGTACAATTGCGAGAAGAAAATCTAGAAACCCTACTGAATGGAAATCTAACTGTTGAAAGGCATAAGAAACCTATCACAAATGATGTCAAGAATTACCTTTCTCTTCAATCTCCTGCGCCTCCTCCTGATCGTAGTCTTCTAGAACAAGCAGAATCTTTTCTTCTCCAGATTTATTTACATTGTGCAGAGCAACGTCAAGCTATTATTACGACTTTAGAAGCACGAGATTTGGAATTTAGTCTTTCTCATCATCGCTCTTTGTGGAGATATATTTTAGAGTTAGTAGATGAAACAACCGATTTAATTTCTCGTCTACAGGACAGATATTTAGAATTAGGTGATGACATTACTTTAATTGCTCATTTATTTTATTTAAATGAAGCAAGAAAGAAAGAAATTATGCGTACTCCGCAGGTTGTGCAGGCTGCGATCGCTTGTATGGAAAGAGTGTTGAGAGAAAAGCGATATCGCCACTTTTTAGAACTGTGGCAAGAAACAGATCCAGACACAGAACCAGACAAGTGGCAATCTTATTATCAAGCATTCTACAGCGAAAAATTGAAGTTACAAGAATTGGATCGTGAGCGACAATTTTCTATCACAGAACTTTTGTGA
- a CDS encoding Rpn family recombination-promoting nuclease/putative transposase, which translates to MKTDSIFYQLFQSFPSIFFELIDQPATTANTYQFASVEVKQLAFRIDGVFLPNNDTSRPIYFVEVQFQPDRKLYSRFFTEIFLYLDKTELPNNWQGVIVYPSKNLDIGETARYIELLTPQRVKRVYLDELNSTGEQSLGIETVKLVIEPETTAVTKAKELIAIARQQVTDTITQRDILQLIETIIIYKFPKASREEIQQMLGLGDLKQTKVYQEGKLEGKLEGIPFMLSLGATVEQIAEALSLDIEQVRQIAQSHQYHQNQAPQ; encoded by the coding sequence GTGAAAACCGACAGCATATTTTACCAACTATTTCAAAGTTTCCCCAGTATTTTCTTTGAACTAATAGACCAACCTGCAACAACAGCCAACACTTATCAATTTGCATCAGTTGAAGTCAAGCAACTGGCGTTTCGGATTGATGGCGTATTTCTTCCCAATAACGACACATCACGACCTATTTATTTTGTTGAAGTTCAATTTCAACCAGATAGAAAATTATATTCACGTTTCTTTACAGAAATCTTCTTATATCTAGATAAAACAGAATTACCGAATAATTGGCAAGGAGTGATTGTTTATCCCAGTAAAAACCTAGATATAGGAGAAACAGCAAGATATATCGAACTACTGACACCCCAAAGAGTAAAACGCGTTTATCTGGATGAATTAAATTCCACAGGTGAGCAATCTCTTGGGATAGAAACAGTTAAGTTAGTTATTGAACCAGAAACCACTGCGGTAACTAAAGCCAAAGAATTAATAGCTATAGCTAGACAACAAGTAACAGATACAATTACCCAACGGGATATTCTACAATTAATAGAGACGATAATTATCTACAAGTTTCCTAAAGCTAGCCGAGAGGAGATTCAGCAGATGTTAGGGTTAGGCGATTTAAAACAAACCAAAGTTTATCAAGAAGGTAAGCTAGAAGGTAAGCTAGAAGGTATACCCTTCATGCTGAGTTTAGGTGCAACTGTAGAACAGATAGCTGAAGCTTTGAGTTTAGATATTGAGCAAGTTAGACAGATTGCTCAGAGTCATCAGTATCATCAAAATCAAGCTCCACAGTAA
- a CDS encoding PadR family transcriptional regulator, with translation MGLSQAILTCLIDAPHSGYDLSKVFSESVGYFWQASQQQIYRELGKLESAGLIVSEVVPREGRLDKKIYSITEIGKQQLVEWMQKPTEPDVIREDLLVKIFSGGLVSVNVLIADVERHRRIHVEKLLTYREIEQEKCSVSEFSTKEERLRNLVLMAGIKHEQAWIDWCDETLASLKNLSSD, from the coding sequence ATGGGTTTATCACAAGCAATTCTGACCTGTTTAATTGATGCACCCCACAGTGGTTATGATCTATCGAAGGTCTTTAGTGAGTCTGTGGGTTATTTTTGGCAAGCTTCCCAGCAGCAAATTTACAGAGAACTGGGAAAACTGGAGTCAGCAGGTTTGATTGTTTCTGAAGTTGTTCCCCGCGAAGGTCGTTTAGATAAGAAAATTTACTCAATTACAGAAATAGGAAAACAACAGCTAGTAGAGTGGATGCAAAAGCCGACTGAACCAGATGTGATTAGAGAAGACTTGTTAGTAAAAATTTTTTCCGGTGGTTTAGTATCCGTAAATGTATTGATAGCAGATGTGGAACGTCATCGGAGAATTCACGTTGAAAAATTATTAACTTATCGGGAAATTGAGCAAGAAAAATGTTCAGTATCAGAATTCTCTACTAAGGAAGAAAGACTGAGAAATTTAGTTTTAATGGCTGGGATTAAACATGAGCAAGCTTGGATAGATTGGTGTGATGAAACTCTAGCATCATTAAAAAATCTATCTTCAGATTGA
- a CDS encoding ABC exporter membrane fusion protein encodes MQNLNAGGIKHFKYPNRLLIVGAVTLAVASGASSLYFLLNGRNTGEKSTPVVIDNRPVMKAVTALGRIEPEGEVIQISVSQTAGSNRIAELLVKQGDRIQKGQIIAILDNRDTRIAALKVAQQRVKVAQSQLAQVKAGAKQGEIAAQQALISELEAELRQEVAARVATVKRLEAEVRNAQLEYQRYQYLQETGAVSASMRDSKKLTLETAQESLREAIANRTQTSETLNERLRQAKATLEKIAEIRPTDVQAAQAEVENAQAAVQEAKANLDLAYVKATKAGQVLKIHTWDGEVVSDKGIVEIGQTNQMYVVAEVYETDINQVKIGQRATITQVNLPGKLEGTVNEIGLLIAKKDVLNTDPAADIDARVVEVKIRLTPESSQRVEGLTNSKVRVMISR; translated from the coding sequence ATGCAAAATCTGAATGCAGGCGGAATTAAGCATTTTAAGTATCCCAATAGACTGTTAATTGTGGGTGCTGTGACTTTGGCTGTGGCTAGTGGTGCAAGTTCGTTATATTTTTTATTGAATGGGCGCAATACTGGAGAAAAAAGCACTCCTGTGGTGATAGATAACCGTCCTGTCATGAAAGCGGTAACAGCGTTAGGACGCATAGAACCTGAAGGCGAAGTCATACAAATATCCGTTTCTCAGACTGCGGGTAGTAACCGTATAGCGGAACTGTTAGTGAAACAGGGCGATCGCATTCAAAAAGGACAGATTATTGCTATTCTGGATAATCGAGACACCCGAATAGCAGCATTAAAAGTAGCCCAACAACGGGTAAAAGTCGCACAATCACAACTAGCACAGGTAAAAGCCGGGGCAAAACAGGGAGAAATTGCTGCCCAACAAGCCTTAATATCAGAACTAGAAGCGGAACTGCGCCAAGAAGTAGCGGCGAGAGTAGCCACAGTTAAACGCCTAGAAGCCGAAGTCAGAAATGCTCAACTAGAATATCAGCGTTATCAATATCTGCAAGAAACTGGTGCTGTTTCTGCGTCGATGCGGGATAGTAAAAAGTTAACCTTAGAAACAGCACAAGAGAGTTTACGAGAAGCCATAGCTAACCGCACTCAAACATCAGAAACCCTCAATGAAAGACTCAGACAAGCCAAAGCCACCCTAGAAAAGATTGCAGAGATACGTCCTACCGATGTACAAGCAGCACAAGCAGAAGTAGAAAATGCTCAAGCCGCAGTCCAAGAAGCCAAAGCTAACTTAGATTTAGCCTATGTCAAAGCTACCAAAGCCGGTCAAGTTTTAAAAATTCACACTTGGGATGGCGAAGTAGTCAGCGATAAAGGAATTGTCGAAATTGGACAAACGAATCAAATGTACGTTGTTGCAGAAGTCTATGAAACCGACATTAATCAAGTCAAAATCGGACAACGTGCAACCATCACCCAAGTCAACCTCCCAGGAAAACTAGAGGGAACAGTCAATGAAATTGGTTTACTGATAGCCAAAAAAGACGTACTCAACACCGATCCCGCCGCAGACATCGACGCAAGAGTAGTAGAAGTCAAAATCCGCCTCACCCCAGAATCAAGTCAACGAGTAGAAGGTTTAACTAATTCTAAAGTCAGAGTCATGATTAGTAGGTGA
- the devC gene encoding ABC transporter permease DevC, which translates to MFKRKIPLAWLQLSREKARMLVAIAGIAFADVLMFLQLGIREALFDGAVQFHNSLEGEIVLVSSRYKALISLDQFSQRRLYQALGFTGVQSVSPIYLDSVPWKNPDNQQTWQIFAIGFNPEEKVTNLPGVQENLNALREPDTILFDRGSRQEFGQIVTKFEGNHQVFTELNNRKINVVGLFRLGTSFGINGNIITSDVNFLRLFGNQRRQQGLIDFGLIKLEPEADINWVIANLKANLPNDVQVLSKQEFIAREKSFWNTSTPVGFTFTLGAIIGFIVGAVIVYQILYSDVSDHLPEYATLKAIGFKNRYLLVLVFQEALILAAIGFIPGFAISQGLYLITRQATLLPIMMTIERAVLIFILTTLMCTISASIAIQKLQAADPADIF; encoded by the coding sequence ATGTTCAAACGCAAAATTCCTTTAGCATGGTTGCAATTGTCGCGGGAAAAGGCACGGATGTTAGTGGCGATCGCTGGTATTGCTTTTGCAGATGTGCTAATGTTCCTACAATTGGGTATCCGCGAAGCTTTATTTGATGGTGCAGTACAATTCCACAACAGTTTGGAAGGTGAGATTGTATTAGTTAGTTCTCGCTATAAAGCTTTAATTTCCCTTGACCAATTCTCACAAAGAAGACTATATCAAGCACTGGGTTTTACAGGGGTGCAATCAGTTAGTCCAATATATCTAGATTCTGTTCCCTGGAAAAATCCTGATAATCAACAGACTTGGCAAATTTTCGCGATTGGGTTTAACCCAGAAGAAAAAGTTACTAATCTACCAGGTGTACAAGAAAATTTAAATGCCTTGAGAGAACCGGATACAATTTTATTTGACCGTGGTTCGCGTCAGGAATTTGGACAAATTGTCACTAAGTTTGAAGGTAATCATCAAGTTTTTACAGAGTTAAATAATCGCAAAATCAATGTTGTTGGTTTATTTAGATTAGGAACATCTTTTGGCATTAATGGTAATATAATTACTAGTGATGTAAATTTCTTGCGTCTGTTTGGTAATCAAAGAAGACAACAAGGTTTAATAGATTTTGGCTTAATTAAGTTAGAACCGGAAGCAGATATCAATTGGGTAATTGCTAATTTAAAAGCTAATTTACCTAACGATGTGCAAGTTCTTTCTAAACAGGAATTTATAGCTAGAGAGAAAAGTTTTTGGAATACTAGTACCCCAGTAGGATTTACCTTTACTTTAGGTGCAATCATTGGTTTTATTGTCGGTGCAGTAATTGTTTATCAAATACTTTATAGTGATGTTTCTGACCATTTACCAGAATATGCCACACTCAAAGCCATAGGTTTTAAAAATCGCTATTTACTAGTATTGGTATTTCAAGAAGCCTTAATTTTAGCAGCTATTGGTTTTATTCCTGGATTTGCAATTTCTCAAGGTTTATATTTAATCACTCGTCAAGCAACATTGTTACCAATCATGATGACGATTGAAAGGGCAGTTTTAATATTCATCCTCACCACCTTGATGTGTACAATTTCTGCCTCTATTGCCATCCAAAAATTACAAGCTGCCGACCCTGCCGATATTTTTTAA
- a CDS encoding DevA family ABC transporter ATP-binding protein, translating to MSSAIAISHLNHYYGVGSLKKQILFDINLEIQAGEIVIMTGPSGSGKTTLLTLIGSLRSVQSGSLKILGKELCGATKNEMVEVRRHIGYIFQAHNLLGFLTAQQNVQMPFEMNNAVPFREAQAKAAAMLTTVGLGERLNYYPDGLSGGQKQRVAIARALVHHPQLVLADEPTAALDSKSGRDVVNLMQQLAKEQGCTILLVTHDNRILDIADRIIRMEDGYLVKSDP from the coding sequence ATGTCATCTGCGATCGCTATTTCCCATCTCAACCATTATTATGGTGTAGGTTCACTCAAAAAACAAATTCTTTTTGATATCAACCTAGAAATTCAAGCAGGCGAAATTGTCATTATGACAGGGCCTTCCGGTTCAGGTAAAACTACTTTACTAACACTAATTGGCAGTTTACGTTCTGTACAGTCAGGTAGCCTGAAAATATTAGGTAAAGAACTATGTGGTGCAACTAAAAATGAAATGGTCGAAGTCCGCCGCCATATTGGCTATATCTTTCAAGCCCATAACTTATTAGGTTTTCTCACAGCCCAACAAAATGTGCAGATGCCGTTTGAAATGAATAATGCTGTTCCCTTTCGAGAAGCACAAGCTAAAGCAGCCGCAATGTTAACTACAGTGGGCTTAGGAGAAAGACTAAATTACTATCCCGATGGACTCTCAGGCGGACAAAAACAAAGAGTTGCTATTGCTAGGGCTTTAGTGCATCACCCTCAATTAGTATTAGCCGATGAACCGACAGCAGCTTTAGATAGTAAATCAGGTAGAGATGTAGTCAATTTAATGCAGCAATTAGCCAAAGAACAAGGCTGCACAATTCTTTTAGTAACCCATGATAATCGTATTTTAGATATTGCCGATCGCATTATTCGGATGGAAGATGGCTATTTAGTGAAATCTGACCCATAG